A section of the Pochonia chlamydosporia 170 chromosome 2, whole genome shotgun sequence genome encodes:
- a CDS encoding elongation factor 2 (similar to Aspergillus terreus NIH2624 XP_001208692.1): MSVIAHVDHGKSTLTDSLLAKAGIISTAKAGDARATDTRADEQERGITIKSTAISLYGHLDDPEDIKDIVGQKTDGQDFLINLIDSPGHVDFSSEVTAALRVTDGALVVVDTVEGVCVQTETVLRQALGERIKPVVIINKVDRALLELQVSKEDLYQSFSRTIESVNVIISTYLDKTLGDVQVYPDKGTIAFGSGLHGWAFTVRQFAVRYAKKFGVDKNKMMERLWGDNYFNPHTKKWTKNGTYEGKQLERAFNQFILDPIFKIFNAVMNFKNDEITTLLEKLQLKLSTDDRQKEGKQLLKVVMRTFLPAADSLLEMMILHLPSPVTAQKYRAETLYEGPLDDEAAIGIRDCNPKGPLMLYVSKMVPTSDKGRFYAFGRVFSGTVRSGLKVRIQGPNYVPGKKEDLFIKAIQRTVLMMGGKVEPIDDMPAGNIVGLVGIDQFLLKSGTLTTSDTAHNLKVMKFSVSPVVQRSVQVKNAQDLPKLVEGLKRLSKSDPCVLTMTSESGEHIVAGAGELHLEICLKDLEEDHAGVPLNISDPVVQYRETVQNKSSMTALSKSPNKHNRLYMVAEPIEEDLSLAIENGKVSARDDFKARARVLADDFGWDVTDARKIWTFGPDGTGANLLVDQTKAVQYLNEIKDSVVSGFQWASREGPVAEEPMRSIRFNILDVTLHADAIHRGGGQIIPTARRVLYASALLAEPALLEPVYLVEIQVPEQAMGGVYGVLTRRRGHVFNEEQRPGTPLFNIKAYLPVLESFGFNGDLRAATSGQAFPQSVFDHWQVLPGGSPLDSTSKVGAIVTEMRKRKGIKVEVPGVENL; this comes from the exons ATGTCCGTTATTGCTCACGTCGATCACGGCAAGTCTACCCTGACCGACTCTCTTCTCGCCAAGGCCGGTATCATCTCCACCGCAAAGGCTGGTGATGCTCGAGCAACAGATACTCGTGCCGATGAGCAGGAGCGTGGTATCACCATCAAGTCAACTGCCATCTCCCTGTACGGTCATCTTGACGACCCTGAGGACATCAAGGACATTGTCGGCCAGAAGACCGATGGCCAGGACTTCTTGATCAACTTGATCGACTCGCCAGGTCACGTTGATTTCTCATCTGAAGTTACTGCTGCCCTCCGTGTCACTGATGGTGCCCTCGTTGTCGTCGATACCGTCGAAGGTGTGTGCGTCCAGACCGAGACTGTGCTTCGTCAGGCCCTCGGTGAGCGTATCAAGCCTGTTGTCATTATCAACAAGGTCGATCGTGCTCTTCTCGAACTCCAGGTCTCCAAGGAGGATCTGTACCAGTCCTTCTCCCGTACCATTGAGTCCGTCAACGTCATCATCTCCACGTACCTCGACAAGACTCTCGGTGATGTCCAGGTATACCCTGACAAGGGTACCATCGCTTTCGGTTCTGGTCTGCACGGCTGGGCTTTCACTGTCCGTCAGTTCGCTGTCCGATATGCCAAGAAGTTTGGTgtcgacaagaacaagatgaTGGAGCGTCTCTGG GGAGACAACTACTTCAACCCTCACACCAAGAAGTGGACCAAGAACGGTACCTATGAGGGCAAGCAGCTTGAGCGTGCCTTCAACCAGTTCATCCTGGACCCCATCTTCAAGATCTTCAACGCCGTCATGAACTTCAAGAACGACGAGATCACCACTCTTCTCGAGAAGCTCCAACTCAAGCTGAGCACCGATGATCGCCAGAAGGAGGGCAAGCAGCTGCTCAAGGTCGTCATGCGAACTTTCCTGCCCGCTGCTGACTCtttgctggagatgatgattCTCCACCTCCCCTCTCCCGTCACTGCCCAGAAGTACCGTGCTGAGACTCTGTACGAGGGTCCCCTTGACGACGAGGCCGCCATTGGTATCCGTGACTGCAACCCCAAGGGTCCTCTCATGCTTTACGTCTCCAAGATGGTTCCCACCTCTGACAAGGGTCGATTCTACGCCTTCGGTCGTGTCTTCTCCGGTACCGTCCGCTCCGGTCTCAAGGTCCGCATTCAGGGCCCCAACTATGTCCCCGGCAAGAAGGAGGACCTGTTCATCAAGGCTATCCAGCGTACTGTTCTCATGATGGGTGGCAAGGTCGAGCCCATTGACGATATGCCTGCCGGTAACATTGTCGGTCTCGTTGGTATCGATCAGTTCTTGCTCAAGTCCGGTACCCTCACCACCTCCGACACCGCCCACAACCTTAAGGTCATGAAGTTCTCCGTGTCCCCCGTCGTCCAGCGTTCCGTCCAGGTCAAGAACGCCCAGGATCTGCCCAAGCTGGTCGAAGGTCTCAAGCGTCTGTCCAAGTCTGACCCTTGCGTCCTGACCATGACCTCTGAGTCTGGTGAGCACATTGTCGCCGGTGCCGGTGAGCTGCATCTTGAGATTTGCTTGAAGGATCTCGAGGAGGACCACGCTGGTGTTCCCCTCAACATCTCCGACCCCGTCGTCCAGTACCGTGAGACTGTCCAGAACAAGTCCAGCATGACTGCTCTGTCCAAGTCCCCCAACAAGCACAACCGTCTGTACATGGTTGCTGAGCCCATTGAGGAGGACCTGTCTCTGGCCATTGAGAACGGCAAGGTCTCTGCCCGTGACGATTTCAAGGCTCGTGCCCGTGTCCTTGCCGACGACTTCGGCTGGGATGTCACTGATGCCCGTAAGATCTGGACTTTCGGTCCTGATGGCACTGGCGCCAACTTGCtggttgaccagaccaaggcTGTTCAGTACCTGAACGAAATCAAGGATTCCGTCGTCTCTGGTTTCCAGTGGGCCAGTCGTGAGGGTCCCGTTGCTGAGGAGCCCATGCGCTCCATCCGCTTCAACATTCTCGATGTTACCCTGCACGCTGATGCCATTCaccgtggtggtggtcagATCATCCCCACTGCCCGTCGTGTCCTGTACGCCTCTGCCCTGTTGGCCGAGCCCGCTCTGCTCGAGCCCGTCTACCTGGTCGAAATCCAGGTTCCCGAGCAGGCCATGGGTGGTGTCTACGGTGTCCTTACCCGCCGTCGTGGTCACGTCTTCAACGAGGAGCAGCGTCCTGGTACTCCTCTGTTCAACATCAAGGCTTACCTGCCTGTCTTGGAGTCTTTCGGCTTCAACGGTGACCTGCGTGCCGCCACCTCTGGACAGGCCTTCCCTCAGTCCGTCTTCGATCACTGGCAGGTTCTGCCCGGTGGCTCTCCTCTCGACTCCACCTCCAAGGttggcgccatcgtcacTGAGATGCGTAAGCGTAAGGGTatcaaggttgaggttccTGGCGTTGAGAAC CTGTAA